The following coding sequences lie in one Verrucomicrobiota bacterium genomic window:
- a CDS encoding MCE family protein — protein MRRARRTRSSIPKIRSFTGSSPGFPIRKSTCFDMSQSRLEWKVGLFVLVALGLMAAVILKFSKGTSVFEATYEVTMRTKNVSGLIEGAAVLMAGVPVGHVADIDLSPGGTNAIVRLQILKSHPIHRDADFSIKQAGFLGDCFVSVVPTANALRLLQNGDEVESEEPFDLQEMARSAAGLLQRVDDTAKKLNDAVKRIDGTLFAENTLSNLTATVSNFRQVSERALNTLDGVDQFVRTNTHPLSASVSNLVAFSEQLSQTAKEIRLTVATNRSEVNAIIKNIESASGEVDKLVSDLQTGRGLAGRLLKDGQLEQEFLATMNNLSLLSSNLGRFGLFWKPKARPSRATPAAPPLGRNPLP, from the coding sequence ATGCGTCGGGCACGCCGGACGAGATCTTCGATTCCAAAGATCCGGTCGTTCACCGGTTCGTCACCGGGATTTCCGATCCGAAAGAGCACTTGTTTTGATATGAGCCAGTCACGTCTGGAGTGGAAAGTCGGGCTGTTCGTCCTTGTCGCGCTGGGCCTGATGGCCGCGGTCATCCTCAAGTTCAGCAAGGGCACCTCTGTGTTCGAAGCGACCTACGAAGTCACCATGCGGACCAAGAACGTCAGCGGGTTGATCGAAGGCGCAGCCGTGCTCATGGCCGGAGTCCCGGTGGGCCACGTGGCGGACATCGATCTCAGTCCGGGCGGGACCAATGCCATCGTGCGGCTGCAAATCCTGAAGTCGCATCCCATCCACCGCGACGCGGATTTCTCGATCAAACAAGCAGGCTTCCTGGGCGATTGCTTTGTCTCCGTCGTTCCCACGGCAAACGCCCTCAGGCTCTTGCAGAACGGCGACGAGGTCGAAAGCGAAGAGCCTTTCGACCTCCAGGAAATGGCGCGGTCCGCCGCCGGCCTGCTCCAGCGCGTGGATGATACGGCCAAAAAGCTCAACGACGCCGTCAAACGAATCGACGGCACGTTGTTCGCGGAGAACACGCTTTCCAACCTCACCGCTACGGTGTCCAATTTTCGCCAGGTTTCCGAACGGGCGCTGAACACTCTGGACGGGGTGGATCAATTCGTGCGGACCAACACGCATCCGTTGAGCGCGTCCGTGAGCAACCTGGTGGCCTTCTCCGAGCAATTGAGCCAGACGGCGAAAGAGATTCGCCTGACCGTTGCCACGAACCGTTCCGAAGTGAACGCCATCATAAAAAACATTGAATCCGCCAGCGGCGAAGTGGATAAACTGGTGAGCGATCTGCAAACCGGCCGAGGGCTGGCGGGGCGACTCCTGAAAGACGGGCAGTTGGAGCAGGAGTTTTTGGCGACCATGAATAATCTGAGTCTGTTGAGCAGCAATCTGGGCCGGTTCGGTCTCTTCTGGAAACCGAAAGCAAGACCGTCGCGCGCCACGCCGGCGGCGCCGCCCCTGGGCCGGAACCCTCTTCCATAA